The genomic stretch GAAGGTGATAAACACTCCGGCGAGCGTCGTGCTGAAGACGCTATTGAGCGGCCCCCGACAAGGAGGACTGCTCTCCGAAAAGTCCACGTGGACGTCGCTGCCGCTCACCGTCAGTTTCAGCCGGAGTGCAAGAGGTTCCCACTCCACGCCATCGCTATCGATGTAATCGGTAAACTCATACGTGCCGTCGGGGATCGTTTCAATGTGACTCCGCATCAATCGTTCCGAGCGCGCCTTCATCTCATCTACGGCCTCAAAAACAGTCGCTTCACCGTAGCGATCGAGAAGCTTTGTCAAGCGGTCGGCGCCAAGATTGAGCGCGGTGATCTTCGCGATGATATCGCCTTGACGTTCGGCTGAAACCCGCACGTTGTAGAGAATGATGTCGAGAACATCTTGATTCAGCTTGCCCTTGTCCATAATTCGCACCGGCGGCAGTCGCAAGCCCTCTTGGTAGATCTCCGTAGCCCTGGTCGAAAAGCCGCCGGGCACACGCCCGCCGATATCCGGCCAATGACCGCTGTTTGCCAAGAAGGCCGTGAGCTTGCCTTTGTAAAAGAACGGCCTCACCATCTTGACGTCCATCAGGTGGGTGCCGCCCATGTAGGGATCGTTGACGATGTAGACATCGCCGTCCGCGATATTCGTCACTCGCTCGATTACGGAGCGGACCGTGAATTCCATCACGCAGATGAAATTGGGCAGGCCCCGCGGCCCCTGCATGATCACCTCACCGTCCCGCACGTGGTAGATGCCGCTGGCGCGGTCGAATCCATCCGAGATTACGGGAGAGAATGCCATCCGCTCGAGGGTAGCGTCCATCTCATCGGCGATTTGCTCCAAGCCGCCACGGATCACCGCCAGTGTAATTGGGTCAATGGGCATCC from Chloroflexota bacterium encodes the following:
- a CDS encoding hydantoinase B/oxoprolinase family protein; this encodes MPIDPITLAVIRGGLEQIADEMDATLERMAFSPVISDGFDRASGIYHVRDGEVIMQGPRGLPNFICVMEFTVRSVIERVTNIADGDVYIVNDPYMGGTHLMDVKMVRPFFYKGKLTAFLANSGHWPDIGGRVPGGFSTRATEIYQEGLRLPPVRIMDKGKLNQDVLDIILYNVRVSAERQGDIIAKITALNLGADRLTKLLDRYGEATVFEAVDEMKARSERLMRSHIETIPDGTYEFTDYIDSDGVEWEPLALRLKLTVSGSDVHVDFSESSPPCRGPLNSVFSTTLAGVFITFKHIFPDVPINAGCFAPITVDIPTTTFLHAQPPRPVAGCAAEVCQRVIDVMLGALGQAIPDRAYAAPMGTVTNLSVGGENPGRGYYVFYSFIGGGYGGNFLTDGLINGNPTIAVARTQALEIFEFRYPVLFTRYAIREGSGGAGKRRGGYGVIFEFQIRHGDASASLLGERGRFAPFGILGGQSAQTAEHVFTLRGEEFRPEHISKDEGVHMEPGDVLSLRTPGGGGYGDPFERPAALVLQDVRRGYYDRATAMQEYGVRIQPDAWVVDEESTQVLRRGRRELGLAGSS